The sequence below is a genomic window from Oncorhynchus nerka isolate Pitt River linkage group LG7, Oner_Uvic_2.0, whole genome shotgun sequence.
gccatgtctgaatcctggcttaggaaggccaccagaaattctgagatttccatagccaactacaacattttccgtcaagatagaactgccaaagggggaggagttgcaatctactccagagatagcttgcaaagttctgtcatactttccaggtctatccccaaacagtttgagcttctaattTACAAAATgtaaaatgaatctctccagaaataagtttctcactgttgctgcctgttatagaccccccctcagctctgtgccctggacaccatatgtgaattgattaccccccatctatcttcagagtttgttctgttaggtgacctaaactgggatatgcttaacaccccagcagtcctacaatctaatctagatgccctcaatcgcacacaaattatcaagggacccaccaggtacaaccctaaatctgtaaacatgggcaccctcatagatattatcctgaccaacttgccctccaaatacaccttcaatcaggatctcagagatcactgcctcattgcctgcatctgctatgggtccgcggtcaaacaaccacccctcatcactgtcaaatgctccctaaaacacttctgtgagcaggcctttctattcgacttggcctgggtatcctggaaggatattgacttcatcccgtcagtcgagtatgcctggtcgttctttaaaagtaatttcctcaacATCTTAAaaaagcatgcccctttcaaaaaatgtagaactaagaaaaGATATAgcacttggttcactccagacctgactgcccttgaccagcacaaaaacatcctgtggcggactgcactagcatcggATAGTCccagcgatatgcaacttttcagggaagtcaggaaccaatacacacagtcagtcaggaaagcaaatacaagctttttcaaacagaaatgtgcatcctgtagctctaactgcaaaaagttctgggacactgtaaagtccatggagaataaaagtacctcctcccagctgcccactgcactgaggctaggtaacactgtcaccagtgataaatccacgataatcgagaatttcaataagtgtTTCTCTACGGCTgaccatgctttcctcctggctaccccaaccccggccaacagctccacaccCCCTGCaactactcgcccaagcctccccagcttctcattcacccaaatccagatagcagatgttctgaaagaactgcaaaacctggacctgtacaaatcagctgggctagacaaatcactggtcacgataacaacacccccaaagccaacaccccctttggccgcttttccttccagttctctgctgccaatgactggaacgaattgcaaaaatcactgaagctggagacctatatttccctcactaactttaaacatcagctatctgagcagctaaccgatcgctgcagctgtacctAGCTCATCTGTAAGTAGCCCACCCAATATTCCTACCTTATTCCCATCTTgcttttatttacctttctgctcttttgcacaccagtatttctgctcatctatcactccagtgttattttgctaaattgtaattacttcgctactatggtctatttattgccatacctcctcacgccatttccacacactgtatatagactttctttttttctattgtgttattgactgtacgcttgtttattcccatgtgtaactctgtgttgttgtttgtgtcgcactgctttggtttatcttggccaggtcacagttgtaaatgagaacttgttctcaactagcctacctggttaaaggtgaaataaataaataataattacaCACAGGACACTAACAATTGCACTCTGAGGACACTGGCTGGCTGTATCTCATTGTCTCAAAGTGGTTTCCTTTCCTAATGTCCTTGTCAACTTTCCTTCATTTGCACTGAGGAGAGGAAGACACTGAGATTCACCCACAGGGTCGATAGTTCCAAGGCCGTGTCGCAATACTCTTCAAATACTGCCTTTCCTCAGCAGCACTTATAtgggtgactgtgtgtgactatgtgtgactgtgtgtgactgtgtgtgagactgtgtgactgtgtgtgagactgtgtgactgtgtgtgactgtgtgtgagactgtgtgactgtgtgtgactgtgtgactgtgtgactgtgtgtgagactgtgactgtgtgtgagactgtgtgactgtgtgtgagactgtgtgactgtgtgtgactgtgtgactgtgtgactgtgtgactgtgtgtgactgtgtgactgtgtgactgtgtgtgtgactgtgtgactgtgtgtgagactgtgtgactgtgtgtgactgtgtgtgagactgtgtgtgagactatctgtgtgactgtgtgtgagactgtgtgactgtgtgtgtgactgtgtgtgactgtgtgactgtgtgtgactgtgtgtgactgtgtgtgagactgtgcgactgtgtgtgactgtgtgactgtgtgtgactgtgtgactgtgtgactgtgtgtgactgtgtgtgagactgtgtgtgagactgtgcgactgtgtgtgactgtgtgtgtgactgtgtgtgagactgtgtgtgagactgtgtgcctgtgtgtgagactgtgtgaggctgtgtgagactgtgtgagactgtgtgactgtgtgtgagactgtgtgtggtgcatgTGCCTCcaacatcaaatcaaaatcaaatcaaatgtatttataaagcccttctaacatcagctgatatctcaaagtgctgtacagaaacccagcctaaaaccccaaacagcaagcaatgcaggtgaagaagcactgaggctaggaaacatctCTCCTTAATGAGGCCATCAACCGTGCAGCCTCCCTGATGTGTGAGTTGTTATGAGCATCAGACACACAGTCGGGGGGAGAGTTAAACAGATCAAAAACAAGCTAAGAGAAAACATCAGCAGAAAGCAGATATCAGGGTCAGACTGCAGATATCAGGATTAGACTGCAGATATCAGGATTAGACTGCAGATATCAGGGTCAGACAGCAGATATCAGGGTCAGACTGCAGATATCAGGGTCAGACTGCAGATATCAGGGTCAGACTGCAGATATCAGGGTCAGACAGCAGATACCAGGATTAGACAGCAGATATCAGGGTCAGACTGCAGATATCAGGATTCGACTGCAGATATCAGGGTCAGACTGCAGATATCAGGGTCAGACTGCAGATATCAGGATCAGACTGCAGATATCAGGGTCAGACTGCAGATACCAGGATTAGACAGCAGATATCAGGGTCAGACTGCAGATATCAGGATTAGACTGCAGATATCAGGGTCAGACTGCAGATATCAGGGTCAGACTGCAGATATCAGGGTCAGACAGCAGATATCAGGCTTAGACTGCAGATATCAGGATTAGACTGCAGATATCAGGGTCAGACTGCAGATATCAGGGTTAGACTGCAGATATCAGGATTAGACTGCAGATATCAGGGTCAGACTGCAGATATCAGGATCAGACTGCAGATATCAGGGTCAGACTGCAGATATCAGGATTAGACTGCAGATATCAGGATTAGACTGCAGATATCAGGGTTAGACAGCAGATATCAGGGTCAGACTGCAGATATCAGGGTCAGACTGCAGATATCAGGATTAGACTGCAGATATCAGGATTAGACTGCAGATATCAGGATTAGACTGCAGATATCAGGGTTAGACAGCAGATATCAGGGTCAGACTGCAGATATCAGGGTCAGACTGCAGATATCAGGATTAGACTGCAGATATCAGGATTAGACTGCAGATATCAGGATTAGACTGCAGATATCAGGGTTAGACTGCAGATATCAGGGTCAGACAGCAGATATCAGGCTTAGACTGCAGATATCAGGATTAGACTGCAGATATCAGGGTCAGACTGCAGATATCAGGGTTAGACTGCAGATATCAGGATTAGACTGCAGATATCAGGATTAGACTGCAGATATCAGGGTTAGACTGCAGATATCAGGGTCAGACAGCAGATATCAGGCTTAGACTGCAGATATCAGGATTAGACTGCAGATATCAGGGTTAGACTGCAGATATCAGGGTTAGACAGCAGATATCAGGGTTAGACTGCAGATATCAGGGTTAGACAGCAGATATCAGGATTAGACTGCAGATATCAGGGTTAGACAGCAGATATCAGGGTTAGACTGCAGATATCAGGGTTAGACAGCAGATATCAGGGTTAGACTGCAGATATCAGGGTTAGACAGCAGATATCAGGGTCAGACTGCAGATATCAGGACTAGACTGCAGATATCAGGATTAGACTGCAGATATCAGGATTAGACTGCAGATATCAGGGTTAGACAGCAGATATCAGGGTCAGACAGCAGATATCAGGGTCAGACAGCAGATATCAGGGTCAGACAGCAGATATCAGGGTCAGACAGCAGATATCAGGGTTAGACTGCAGATATCAGGATTAGACAGCAGATATCAGGGTCAGACAGCCGATATCAGGGTTAGACAGCAGATACCAGGGTCAGACAGCAAATACTGGGGTCAGACAGCAGATCTCAGGATTAGACAGCAGATATCAGGGTTAGACAGCAGATATCAAGAATAGACTGCAGATATCAGGGTTAGATTGCAGATATCAGGGACAGACAGCAGATATCAGGGTCAGACAGCAGATATCAGGGTCAGACAGCAGATATCAGGGTCAGACAGCAGATATCAGGGTCAGACAGCAGATATCAGAGTCAGACAGCAGATATTAGGGTCAGACAGCAGATATCAGAGTCAGACAGCAGATATCAGGATTAGACAGTAGATATCAGGGTCAGACAGCAGATATCAGGGTCAGACAGCAGATTTCAGGCTCAGACAGCAGATATCAGGGTCAGACAGCAGATATCAGGGTCAGACAGCAAATATCAGTGTCAGACAGCAGATATCAGGGTCAGACAGCTCTCACTCATCATTCTCACTGACAGAGAGTAACCTAGTGAGAGAGTGTACTGTATAATCTTCTTAAAggaatacttcaggattttggaaatgaggccctttacctccTTCCCCAGAGTCAGGTGAACTCCTTTATCTCCTACCCCAGAGTCAGGGAACTCCTTTATCTCCTTCCCCAGAGTCAGGTGAACTCCTTTATCTCCTTCCCCAGAGTCAGGGGAACTCATTTATCTCCTTCCCCAGAGTCAGGTGAACTCATTTATCTCCTTCCCCAGAGTCAGGTGAACTCCTTTATCTCCTTCCCCAGAGTCAGGTGAACTCCTTTATCTCCTTCCCCAGAGTCAGGTGAACTCCTTTATCTCCTTCCCCAGAGTCAGGTGAACTCCTTTATCTCCTTCCCCAGAGTCAGGTGAACTCCTTTATCTCCTTCCCCAGAGTCAGGTGAACTCCTTTATCTCCTTCCCCAGAGTCAGGGGAACTCCTTTATCTCCTTCCCCAGAGTCAGGGGAACTCCTTTATCTCCTTCCCCAGAGTCAGGGGAACTCCTTTATCTCCTTCCCCAGAGTCAGGTGAACTCCTTTATCTCCTTCACCAGAGTCAGGTGAACTCCTTTATCTCCTTCACCAGAGTCAGGGGAACTCCTTTATCTCCTTCCCCAGAGTCAGGTGAACTCCTTTATCTCCTTCCCCAGAGTCAGGCGCCATTTTtcatatctctgtctccagtatgaaggaagttagaggtagtttcgcaaGCCCATGCTAGGAAGTGTTGGTGCAATTGCTGGAAGTCTATGGGTCTCTACTAACATGAACAACACTTTAAGAtacaataacatactgtacaatAACATTAATCCATTATATAAAGACAATGAAAATGGAACAGTACCCAGCTTCACTAAGGAGTGGGGGCTAGCCCAGATAATAAATCAACCAATGCTAGATCACATCCTGACAAGATTAATTAACATAACAGAAAAACTATCGACCCACATCCAGCAcaggactggtgtgtgtgtgtctgtgtggcgtgtgtgtgtggcgtgtgtgtgtgtgtgtgcagcatgtgtgtggtttgtatgtgtgtgtggcgcgcgtgtgtgtggcacgtgtgtgtgtgtggtgcgcgtgtgtgtggcgcgcgtgtgtgtggcgcgcgtgtgtgtggcgcgcgtgtgtgtggcacgtgtgtgtgtggcgcGCATGTGTttggcacgtgtgtgtgtgtggcgtgtgtgtgtgtggcatgtgtgtgtgtgtctcactcccataatgagagagggagaaagtgtgtGTAGAATGATATCAGTGTTTCCCTCTGTCGTCAGACAACAGTAAAAGAGGATGCTAGTCAAGACAATTGAGCAGTCTCCCTCTCACCCATCTTCTCCCCAACAGAAAGCAGTGTCCCTCTCACCCATCTTCTCCCCAACAGAAAGCAGTCTCCCTCTCACCCATCTTCTCCCCAACAGAAAGCAGTCTCCCTCTCACCCATCTTCTCCCCAACAGAAAGCAGTATCCAGTATCCAGTATAGTGCATAGTACTGTCCTGGACACTTTAAAGTTGACCCACCGGACTAAAAGCAGAAGGCTGTGTGATGTCATAAGTTAAGACACTAGGACCCTTCTCACCTTCTGTCCCGTTGGCtctgtcagtgtgtctcagtgttagacACTTTCTCACCTCtcctgtggtgtgtgtatgtgtgtgtgtgtgtgtgtgtgtgtgtgtgtgtgtgtgtgtgtgtgtgtgtgtgtgtgtgtgtgtgtgtgtgtgtgtgtgtgtgtgtgtgtgtgtgtgtgtgtgtctagactcGGCCCTGTCGGCTCCTCTCAATGTGACGATAAGGGAGCTGGAGGCGAACACAGCCATAGTCACATGGGAGATACTGGAGGGAGATCCCGTCATCGGATTCGCCATCACACAAcaggtaggggtgtgtgtgtgtgtgtgtgtgtgtgtgtgtgtgtgtgtgtgtgtgtgtgtgtgtgtgtgtgtgtgtgtgtgtgtgtgtgtgcctgcgtgcgtgcctgcgtgtTGGGTCAGGGAGTTGGTTAGTTGAACTACAGTTGTGTGATGAACAACCTTGTCTGAATCTGAGATACAGAAAACTCTTGGTTGCTCCCAGAGCTAATGCCTTTGTCTCAGTGGACCATAACAGTGGGCTAGGGTAGTTGGCTTTGTCTCAGTGGGCTAGGGCAGTGGGCTAGGGTAGTGGGCTTTGTCTCAGTGGACCAAAACAGTGGGCTAGGGTAGTGGGCTTTGTCTCAGTGGACCAAAACAGTGGGCTAGGGCAGTGGGCTTTGTATCAGTAGACCATAACAGTGGGCTAGGGTAGTGGGCTTTGTATCAGTGGACCAAAACAGTGGGCTAGGGTAGTGGGCTTTGTCTCAGTGGGCCAAGTCAGTGAGCTAGGGCAGTGGGCTTTCTATCAGTGGACCAAAACAGTGGGCTAGGGTAGTGGGCTTTGTCTCAGTGGGCTAGGGCAGTGGGCTAGGGCAGTGGGCTTTGTATCAGTGGACCAAAACAGTGGGCTAGGGTAGTGGGCTTTGTCTCAGTGGACCATAACAGTGGGCTAGGGTAGTGGGCTTTGTCTCAGTGGGCTAGGGTAGTGGGCTTTGTCTCAGTGGGCTAGGGCAGTGGGCTAGGGCAGTGAGTGCCTGCGTGCCTGCGTGTTGGGTCAGGGAGTTGGTTAGTTGAACTACAGTTGTGTGATGAACAACCTTGTCTGAATCTGAGATACAGAAAACTCTTGGTTGCTCCCAGAGCTAATGCCTTTGTCTCAGTGGACCATAACAGTGGGCTAGGGTAGTTGGCTTTGTCTCAGTGGGCTAGGGCAGTGGGCTAGGGTAGTGGGCTTTGTCTCAGTGGACCAAAACAGTGGGCTAGGGTAGTGGGCTTTGTCTCAGTGGACCAAAACAGTGGGCTAGGGCAGTGGGCTTTGTATCAGTAGACCATAACAGTGGGCTAGGGTAGTGGGCTTTGTATCAGTGGACCAAAACAGTGGGCTAGGGTAGTGGGCTTTGTCTCAGTGGGCCAAGTCAGTGAGCTAGGGCAGTGGGCTTTCTATCAGTGGACCAAAACAGTGGGCTAGGGTAGTGGGCTTTGTCTCAGTGGGCTAGGGCAGTGGGCTAGGGCAGTGGGCTTTGTATCAGTGGACCAAAACAGTGGGCTAGGGTAGTGGGCTTTGTCTCAGTGGACCATAACAGTGGGCTAGGGTAGTGGGCTTTGTCTCAGTGGGCTAGGGTAGTGGGCTTTGTCTCAGTGGGCTAGGGCAGTGGGCTAGGGCAGTGGGCTTTGTCTCAGTGGACCATAACAGTGGGCTAGGGTAGTAGGCTTTGTCTCAGTGGGCTAGGGCAGTGGGCTAGGGCAGTGGGCTTTGTCTCAGTGGACCATAAGTGGGCTAGGGTAGTGGGCTTTGTCTCAGTGGGCTAGGGCAGTGGGCTAGGGCAGTGGGCTTTGTCTCAGTGGGCTAGGGCAGTTTGCTAGGGCAGTGGGCTAGGGCAGTGGGCTTTGTCTCAGTGGACCATAAGTGGGCTAGGGTAGTGGGCTTTGTCTCAGTGGGCTAGGGCAGTGGGCTAGGGCAGTGGGCTTTGTCTCAGTGGGCTAGGGCAGTGGGCTAGGTGCAGTGGGCTTTGTATCAGTGGACCAAAACAGTGGGCTAGGGTAGTGGGCTTTGTCTCAGTGGACCATAACAGTGGGCTAGGGTAGTGGGCTTTGTCTCAGTGGGCTAGGGCAGTGGGCTTTGTCTCAGTGGACCATAACAGTGGGCTAGGGTAGTGGGCTTTGTCTCAGTGGGCTAGGGCAGTGGGCTTTGTCTCAGTGGGCTAGGGCAGTTTGCTAGGGCAGTGGGCTATGGCAGTGGGCTTTGTCTCAGTGGACCATAACAGTGGGCTAGGGTAGTGGGCTTTGTCTCAGTGGGCTAGGGCAGTGGGCTTTGTCTCAGTGGACCATAACAGTGGGCTAGGGTAGTGGGCTTCGTCTCAGTGGGCTAGGGCAGTGGGCTAGGGCAGTGGGCTTTGTCTCAGTGGGCTAGGGCAGTTTGCTAGGGCAGTGGGCTAGGGCAGTGGGCTTTGTCTCCGTGGGCTAGGGCAGTGGGCTTTGTCTCAGTGGGCTTTGTCTCAGTGGGCTAGGGCAGTGAGCTTTGTATCAGTGGACCAAGACAGTGGGCTAGGGCAGTGGGCTTTGTCTCAGTGGGCTAGGGCAGTAGGCTAGGGCAGTGGGATGTGTATCAGTGGGCTAGGGCAGTGTGCTAGGAcagtggaacaggacagtggggttTGTCTCAGTGGGCTAGGGCAGTGGGCTAGGGCAGTGGGCTAGGACAGTGGGCTAGGACAGTGGGTTAGGACAGTGGGCTAGGGCAGTGTGCTAGGACAGTGGGCTAGGGCAGTGGGCTAGGACAGTGAAACAGGACAGTGGGTTAGGACAGTGGGCTAGGGCAGTGTGCTAGGACAGTGGGTTTTGTCTCAGTGGGCTAGGGCAGTGGGCTAGGACAGTGGGCTAGGAcagtggaacaggacagtgggctAGGACAGTGGACCAGGACAGTGGGCTAGGACAGCGGGCTAGGACAGTGGGCTAGGAcagtggaacaggacagtgggctAGGACAGTGGGCTAGGACAGTGGATAGGACAGTGGGCTAGGACAGTGGAACAGGATAGTGGGCTAGGAcagtggaacaggacagtgggctAGGACAGCGGGCTAGGACAGCGGGCCAGGACAGTGGGCTAGGACAGTGGATAGGACAGTGGGCTAGGACAGTGGGCTAGGTCAGTGGGCTAGGACAGTGGGCTAGGTCAGTGGGCTAGGTCAGTGGGCTAGGACAGTGGGCTAGGACAGTGGGCTAGGACAGTGGGCTAGGACTGTGGATAGGACTGTGGATAGGGCAGTGGGCTAGGACAGTGGGCTAGGACAGTGGGCTAGGGCAGGTTATATATGTGATATCTTGGTCTGTATCCTTTTGTTACGGCCCTaaatgtaaccctaacccctcctgTTGTCATTGGTTACAGAAGAAGGATGTGCGTATGCTGCGGTACATCCAGGAAGTGAACACGACCATGCGCTCCTGTGCATTGTGGGACTTGGAGGAGGACACAGAGTACATTGTTCATGTCCAGAGCGTCAGCATGGGAGGCAGCAGTCCTCCCAGTGACCCGGTCAGCTTCAGAACTCCCAGAGAGTCTGAGAAACTGGCCTCCACAGTACCAGgtaggtaacacacacaacaGAATGACAAAATGTTCATTTTTGAATGTGGACAGAAAAAAAACCCAGCAGGGAATTCTAATATTATACAACACCTCAATTAATTAAAATGTTATACAACATCTCTACATTTCCCATAACGATTCCTGGCTATTCTACCGTTTTGATACAGAGCAGCAACGCCTGGCTGTCTTTGTCATGTAATACAGCAACTCGTAACACTTCCAGGTtgaccatctcctctctcagcgacccagatacacacagaggaagagaagagcttcacacagagagaggaatacaTTGGCACTTACATCACACAACAGATAAACAGATGTACACAGGAGATGATGGGAAAACATTAGAAGCACTGGTGCCAAGATAATATTTAGATAATGTTAAGGTAACGTTAAAGATAATATAGTACTTCTAATGTACTTCTGTTTTCCCAACATCTCCGATGTATTCCTCTCTCTGTGGGaagctcttctcttcctctgtgtgcATCTGCTGCCAAGATAATGTTACGGTAACGCTAAGGATCGTTGTATTCTGGTTCCCATTTCTCAAAGTCGAAGTGAATCATTATTTTTAGAATCATGTTTCGACGTTTAAAAGACTTCATTGATATGGTTGAATTTTTTTTCAGATAAAGTCGAAAAAAGATGTTCTTGAGACATTGAGAGACATCCTGAAGTAACATACAGTACGTTATAACGTCCTCCTAAACTGTCATGTTGGTGctaatatggttcccaattagaggcagctgtttatcgttgcctctgattggggaccatatttaggtagccatttccaaAACATGTGTTGGTGGGATATTATTTGTGGTTGTGCTTGTAGCACCACTGAGGTTACGTTTCGTTGCTTGTTTATTGTTGTTTTTGAGAAGTTTCACTgcaaataaagatgtggaactccacgcacgctgcgccttggtcccgtCCTTAttacgaacgtgacagaatatcccaccaagcaaggaccaagcagcgtgtgacGGCGGTAAAGGAGTTGTGGACCTGGGAAGAAATTACGGGAGGTTGTGAGACCCTTCCTTGGAAGGAGACACCAAGgaaggaggaaggacagagaagaCGCCGGGGGCCGCGGCCACAGAAACCCCAAGGTTTTGTTGGGGGGGGGTTGGTCGGCGGAGCAGCGGAGAGTGGAAGAGTGGGTCATCAGTCCGGTGCCATCTGTGCTCCCCGTACTCACCCGTCAGAGACAGTCAGGGAGGTGAATAAGTTGGGAGAGGGAGAAATGAGAGAAATGTTATGTAGGTGTGTTCTGCACGGCATTCGACCTGAAGAGCCTGTCAGCagtctggtgagtcctgtgccagctctccgTACCCttcctgaagtgcgtgtcaccagtctggtgcaacctgtgccggctccacgcactaggcctccagtgcgtctccccagtccggtacacCCTGTGTCAACTCCCCGCACTCTTCCTGAAGTGcgtctccccagtccggtacgtcctgtgccagctctccgTAGCCttcctgaagtgcgtgtcacgaGTCCGGTGCGTCCTGTGTCAACTCCCCGCACTCTTCCTGAAGTGggtctccccagtccggtacgtcctgtgtcaACTCCCCGCACTCTTCCTGAAGTGcgtctccccagtccggtacgtcctgtgccagctttCCATAGCCttcctgaagtgcgtgtcaccagtccggtacgtcctgtgccagctctccgTAGCCttcctgaagtgcgtgtcaccagtccggtaccACTTGTACCGGCTCCATGCACTAGGCCTCCAG
It includes:
- the LOC135572311 gene encoding fibronectin type III domain-containing protein 5-like, coding for MGKQGFSAATLPLLVLGSLTVSVSAGDSALSAPLNVTIRELEANTAIVTWEILEGDPVIGFAITQQKKDVRMLRYIQEVNTTMRSCALWDLEEDTEYIVHVQSVSMGGSSPPSDPVSFRTPRESEKLASTVPDQVDREEMEQAVQLRVGELIIIVVVLVMWAGVILLFCRQYDIIKDNEPNNNKDKAKTSSECSTPEHPQGGLLRSNL